A genomic window from Punica granatum isolate Tunisia-2019 chromosome 2, ASM765513v2, whole genome shotgun sequence includes:
- the LOC116196491 gene encoding 2-isopropylmalate synthase 2, chloroplastic-like produces MASSVITSPKVSPTHFSSFPHRSSSLLLRHFHLPRPFITPTGTPLFLYRTGSSSAAAIKCSSTPTPPPPSRRPEYIPNRISDPNYVRIFDTTLRDGEQSPGATMTSKEKLDIARQLAKLGVDIIEAGFPASSKDDFEAVKMIAQEVGNAVDSDGYVPVICGLSRCNDRDIKAAWEAVKYAKRPRIHTFIATSPIHMEYKLKKSKDQVIEIARSMVRYARSLGCEDVEFSPEDAGRSERDFLYEILGEVIKAGATTLNIPDTVGITLPEEFGKLIADIKANTPGIENVIISTHCQNDLGLSTANTLAGAYAGARQVEVTINGIGERAGNASLEEVVMAIKCKGDHTLGGLYTGINTHHITLTSKMVEEYSGLHVQPHKAIVGANAFAHESGIHQDGMLKHKGTYEIISPEDIGLERSNEAGIVLGKLSGRHALKMKLIELGYDLESEQFANIFWRFKEVAEQKKRVTDADIRALVSDEVFQPAVVWKLHDLQVTCGTLGLSTATVKLLDAEGKEHVACSVGTGPVDSAYKAVDLIVKAPVTLLEYSMSAVTEGIDAIATTRVLIRGENNLTATHALTGEQVNRTFSGTGAGMDIVVSSVKAYIGALNKMLGYVNSPSTAVEPAKKVSVSA; encoded by the exons ATGGCGTCTTCTGTCATCACAAGCCCTAAGGTTTCCCCTACCCACTTCTCCTCTTTCCCCCACCGGAGCTCCTCTCTCCTTCTCCGTCACTTCCACTTACCCAGACCCTTCATTACCCCAACAGGGacccctctctttctctacAGAACCGGctcctcctccgccgccgCCATCAAATGCTCTTCCACTCCCACCCCGCCGCCACCCTCCCGCCGCCCCGAATACATCCCCAACCGCATCTCCGACCCCAACTACGTCCGCATTTTCGACACCACCCTCAGGGACGGCGAGCAGTCCCCCGGGGCCACCATGACCTCCAAGGAGAAGCTCGACATCGCCCGGCAGCTGGCGAAGCTCGGGGTCGACATAATCGAGGCCGGATTCCCTGCCTCCTCCAAGGACGACTTCGAGGCCGTGAAGATGATCGCGCAGGAGGTGGGGAACGCGGTCGACAGTGACGGCTACGTTCCGGTTATATGCGGGCTTTCGAGGTGCAATGATAGGGACATCAAGGCTGCGTGGGAGGCTGTGAAGTACGCGAAGAGGCCGAGGATCCACACTTTCATCGCCACGAGCCCAATCCACATGGAGTACAAGCTGAAGAAGAGCAAGGACCAGGTTATCGAGATTGCAAGGAGCATGGTGAGGTATGCGAGAAGCTTGGGTTGCGAGGACGTCGAGTTCAGCCCCGAGGACGCTGGCAG ATCTGAAAGAGATTTTCTATATGAGATCCTGGGGGAAGTTATAAAGGCTGGTGCAACGACTTTGAACATACCCGACACTGTGGGTATTACCTTGCCAGAAGAATTTGGGAAACTGATTGCTGACATCAAGGCCAATACCCCTGGAATCGAAAATGTCATCATCTCTACGCATTGTCAGAATGATCTTGGGCTTTCCACTGCCAATACCTTGGCG GGAGCATATGCAGGGGCAAGACAGGTGGAAGTAACTATCAATGGTATTGGTGAAAGAGCTGGGAATGCATCCTTGGAGGAG gtTGTAATGGCCATAAAATGCAAAGGAGACCATACGCTGGGAGGTCTGTATACAGGAATAAATACACATCACATCACCCTGACCAGCAAGATG GTGGAGGAGTACTCTGGTTTGCATGTTCAACCACACAAAGCAATTGTTGGAGCCAACGCTTTTGCTCATGAAAGTGGTATTCATCAA GATGGGATGCTTAAACACAAAGGAACATATGAAATAATATCTCCAGAGGATATCGGTCTCGAAAGATCAAATGAAGCTGGTATTGTCCTCGGAAAACTTAG TGGTCGTCATGCTTTGAAAATGAAACTTATCGAG CTGGGCTATGATCTAGAAAGTGAACAATTTGCGAATATTTTCTGGCGTTTTAAAGAAGTGGCTGAGCAGAAAAAG CGTGTAACTGATGCTGACATCAGAGCACTCGTATCTGATGAAGTTTTCCAACCAGCAGTTGTATGGAAGCTTCATGATCTTCAG GTTACTTGTGGGACTCTTGGTCTTTCTACGGCAACTGTTAAGCTGCTTGATGCTGAAGGGAAGGAACATGTTGCTTGTTCTGTAGGCACTGGACCAGTAGATTCTGCCTACAAAGCTGTAGATCTAATCGTGAAG GCACCGGTGACCCTTCTTGAATATTCCATGAGCGCTGTTACAGAAGGCATTGACGCAATAGCTACTACACGTGTTTTGATTCGAGGAGAGAACAATCTAACGGCTACACATGCTTTAACTGGGGAGCAAGTAAACCGGACATTCAG TGGAACCGGTGCCGGAATGGACATTGTTGTTTCGAGTGTGAAGGCCTATATCGGAGCATTAAACAAGATGCTGGGGTATGTGAACAGTCCATCCACGGCAGTTGAACCTGCCAAAAAAGTCTCCGTGTCTGCTTGA
- the LOC116195086 gene encoding PTI1-like tyrosine-protein kinase 1 isoform X1, which yields MEGDFYRRRLPAHSVVRNYYVFEDPAQDYFYTRKRDRMRKWLCCTCQVEESYPSHDDELLKSPRNHNDGYHKGSKTSAPVKSEVPKAPPPIEVPALSLEELKEKTDNFGSKALIGEGSYGRVYYAHIDEGKAVAVKKLDVSNEPDSNVEFLTQVSTVSRLKHENFVELLGYCVEGNLRILAYEFATMGSLHDVLHGRKGVQGAQPGPVLDWMQRVKIAVDAARGLEYLHEKVQPSLIHRDIRSSNVLLFEDFKAKIADFNLSNQAPDMAARLHSTRVLGTFGYHAPEYAMTGQLTQKSDVYSFGVVLLELLTGRKPVDHTMPRGQQSLVTWATPRLSEDKVKQCVDPRLKGEYPPKAVAKLAAVAALCVQYEAEFRPNMSIVVKALQPLLKSHAAAPAAPAAPAPET from the exons ATGGAAGGCGACTTCTATCGCCGCCGTTTGCCG GCACATTCAGTTGTTCGCAATTATTACGTTTTTGAAGATCCAGCTCAAGATTATTTTTATACAAGAAAGAGGGACAGGATGAGAAAGTGGCTTTGCTGTACATGTCAAGTTGAAGAATCCTATCCTTCTCATGATGatgagcttttgaagagtccGAGGAACCACAATGATG GTTACCATAAAGGCTCGAAAACTTCTGCCCCTGTGAAGTCTGAAGTTCCAAAGGCACCGCCACCTATCGAAGTGCCTGCTCTATCTTTGGAGGAGTTGAAAGAAAAGACTGATAACTTTGGTTCTAAGGCACTTATTGGTGAAGGATCTTATGGTCGAGTTTATTATGCACACATTGATGAAGGGAAGGCTGTGGCTGTTAAGAAGCTTGATGTTTCTAACGAACCTGATTCTAATGTGGAGTTTTTGACTCAG GTTTCAACAGTTTCAAGATTGAAGCATGAAAATTTTGTTGAGTTACTTGGTTACTGTGTGGAGGGAAATCTTCGTATACTTGCCTATGAATTCGCCACTATGGGATCATTGCATGATGTATTACATG GTAGAAAAGGAGTACAAGGTGCCCAACCTGGTCCAGTTCTTGACTGGATGCAGAGGGTGAAAATCGCAGTTGATGCAGCTAGAGGGCTGGAGTATTTGCACGAGAAGGTTCAGCCTTCACTTATACACAGAGATATTAGATCTAGCAATGTGCTCTTGTTCGAGGACTTCAAGGCTAAGATTGCTGATTTCAACTTATCCAATCAAGCTCCTGATATGGCCGCCCGCCTTCACTCTACTAGGGTCTTGGGAACATTTGGCTATCATGCTCCAGA GTATGCAATGACTGGACAGTTGACTCAGAAGAGTGATGTATACAGCTTTGGTGTCGTACTTTTGGAGCTTCTTACGGGTAGGAAGCCCGTAGATCATACTATGCCTCGTGGGCAGCAGAGTCTTGTTACCTGG GCGACACCAAGATTGAGCGAAGACAAAGTCAAACAGTGTGTGGATCCAAGGCTCAAGGGAGAGTATCCGCCAAAGGCAGTTGCTAAG TTGGCAGCTGTTGCAGCACTGTGCGTG